GGGCAAAAGAGGGTCAGGCTGGCCGACTACACCCTGACCGAGGAGTATTTCGCAGCCACCTACGAGGAGCTTGACTACGTTCTTCCCCTGACTCCCGAGCTCGAGGCCATGATGCGGAGCATTGTCGAACGTTTCGAGCGCTATGCAAAACTCAACAAGAAGATCCCCCAGGAGGTACTGGCCACCCTTTCCACCATCAACCAGCCGGGCAAGTTCACCGACACTGTGGCCGCACATTTGATGGTCAAGCTCGAGGACAAGCAGGAACTTCTCGAGACGGTCGTCGTCGCGGAGCGGTTGGAGGCGGTCCTGGCCATCCTGGAGTCGGAGATCGAGATCCTTCAGATCGAGCGCAAGATCCGCAGCCGGGTCAAGCGGCAGATGGAACGTACCCAGAAGGAGTACTACCTCAACGAGCAGATGAGAGCTATCCAGAAGGAGCTTGGTGAAAAGGATGAGGCCAAGGCCGAGGTCCAGGAACTCGAGGAGAAGATCAAGAAGGCAAAGATGCCCGAGGAGGTCAACGACCGGGCTGTGAAGGAACTCCGGCGCCTCAAGATGATGGCTCCCATGGCCGCGGAAGCCACTGTGGTACGCAACTACATCGACTGGCTCATCTCGGTGCCGTGGAGTTACCATACCAAGGACAAACTGGACATCCAGGAAGCGGAGAAGATCCTCGAAGAGGACCACTACGGGCTCAAGAAGGTCAAGGAGAGGATCCTGGAGTACCTGGCGGTCCACCAGCTGGTTGGACAGCTCAAGGGACCCATCCTGTGCTTCGTGGGGCCTCCCGGCGTCGGGAAGACCTCGCTGGCCAAGTCGATCGCCAGGTCTATTGGACGCAACTTTGTGCGCCTTTCACTCGGGGGTGTGCGAGACGAGGCCGAGATCCGCGGGCATCGCAGGACATACATCGGGGCCTTGCCTGGACGGATCATCCAGTCCATGAAGAGGGCTGAGAGCATGAACCCGGTGTTCCTCCTCGACGAGGTGGACAAGATGAGCATGGACTTCAGAGGCGACCCGTCGTCGGCACTTCTCGAGGTCCTCGACCCTGAACAGAACAGCACCTTTTCCGACCACTACATGGAGGTGGACTACGACCTGTCCAAGGTCATGTTCATCACGACAGCAAACTCCCTGGATCCTATCCCGGGGCCGCTGCGGGACCGCATGGAGATCATCCGTATCGCCGGTTATACCGAGTTGGAGAAACTCAATATCGCCAAACGGTTCCTGGTGAAAAAACAGATGGAGGCCAACGGCCTGAAAGCTGAGCACGTGGCATTCCCTGACAAGGGGATCCTCGAGATTATCCGCGGATACACCCGGGAAAGCGGTGTCCGGAACCTGGAACGGGAGATCGCCTCGGTGTGCCGTAAGGTCGCCCGTGAAGTGGTCAAGGACAGGGAGAACAGCAAGCGTATCACCATCACCCCCAGGATGGTGGGCAGGTTCCTTGGTGTCCCCAGGTTCAAGCACAGCGAGATCGAAGAGAAAGACCGGGTCGGGCTCACCACCGGCCTGGCCTGGACTGAAGTAGGCGGTGAGATCCTGCAGACCGAGGTCACCATCCTCGAGGGCAAGGGGAACCTCATCCTTACAGGTAAGCTTGGTGACGTGATGCAGGAGTCGGCCAGGGCTGCCGTGAGTTATGTCCGGTCAAGGGCTGCGGAGCTGGGCCTGCCGCGGGACTTTTACCAGAAGGTCGACACCCACGTCCACGTTCCCGAAGGAGCGATCCCCAAGGACGGACCGTCGGCCGGCATAACCCTGGCTACGTCCCTCGCTTCAGCGCTCACGGGGAGGCCGGTCCGGCATGACATCGCCATGACGGGTGAGATCACCCTCAGGGGCCGTGTTCTGAAGATCGGCGGGCTCAAGGAGAAGCTCCTTGCCGCCAACAGGGGAGGCGTTTGTGCCGTGATCATACCCAGGGAGAACGAGATCGATCTCAAGGATGTTCCCAGGGAGATCCTCAAGGGGCTGACCATCCATCACGTGGAGAGCATGGACGAGGTTCTCGCGCTGGCCCTCCGGGAAACCAAGGAGGAACTGCCCATCCCTCCGCTTCGCCCCAGAGGCGATGAAAACGGGCCTCCAATCCAGGCCGATAACGGGCTGGTGCAGACGCATTAGAGTTTACGGTTTACAGTGAACAGTGAACAGTGAACCGCCTGCCTGCCGTAGCTTTAACGAAGGCTGGTGAACCGTATACCGTGAACCGTATACTTTTGATGACTTCGCAAAAAGTCATCAACGCGCCCCGCGCGGGGCGCCTAAATCAATGGCTCACCCCGTAAGTCATTGATTTGTAAGGAAAGGGAAAACCACGCTTTTCCGTTTCCCCAGGACATCAATGAGCCAGGAAAAGTTCCGCTTGGACTTTTTACGACCCTTATCACTTTTAGATAGTTGACAGGGGGGCGCGAGAAGATTATAAGTATCCCCTCGTTGGGCGGTTAGCTCAGTTGGGAGAGCATCGGCCTTACAAGCCGGGGGTCACAAGTTCGAGCCTTGTACCGCCCACCACCAGCAGAAATGTTTTTTGACATAGAGCACATCAGGGGTCGTAGTTAAGCTGGTTATAACGCCGGCCTGTCACGCCGGAGGCCGCGGGTTCGAGTCCCGTCGACCCCGCCATTCAGGAACGAGGGGGCTGCAGGGGCAGCCCCTTTTTTTTTGACAGGGAGACCATCCATGATGAAAATTCGTAATGTGACCACCTGTACAATGATCTCAGTAGCCCTTTCATTTGTGATCGGCATGCCTTTTTATTCGCTTGCTGCCGATAACAGCTTCCAGCTCGGTGAAGCTGAAACACTCCTGGAAAAGAAGGAGTATGAACAGGCTGTAGCCATGCTCGAGCCTATGCTCGAAGAGGAATCAGGAAACGGGGAGAAAGCACGGGTTCATTTTCTTCTGGGCCGGGTCCTTTACGAAAAGGCCTTTGCGTTTATAAACGCAAACCGGGTGGACGGTAAAGTCAAGTTCAAGGATATCGCCCCTTCCCAGGTGACCGAGCTGAAATCCGCCGCCGGACATTTCCTGCAGGTCGTGGAAATGGATCCCGATGGAAATCTTGTGCCGGATGCATACTTCATGCTGGGTAAGGTCTGGGATTACGATTGTCTCCAGAAGTTCGTTAAATCCAAAGAGGCCTATGGCAAAGCCGCTGAAATGAGGCCTGACACTGAAATAAGCAAGGAGGCCGCCAGCTGCGTGGAGCGGTTAGAAGGGTATTTCAGCTCCCATGAAAGCTCACACTAATATCCCTTCAAGGACCGATAGTGGATTTTTAAAGTCAACATGAGCGATATCGCATTAAGCCTCCGATCCATTCACGACCGGGTCAACAAGGCGGCAGCCGCTGCCGGAAGAAGCCCCACGGACATCCTGGTCCTTGCCGTCAGCAAGACCATGCCCGTGGAACTGGTGCACGAGGCGGTTGCGGCCGGGCAGCTGCATTTCGGGGAGAACCGGATCCAGGAAGCCAGGGAGAAGATCCCCAATGCACCGGAAGGGCTCTCATGGCACCTCGTCGGGCACCTTCAGAGCAACAAGGTAAAATATTGTCCCGATCTTTTCCAGTGGATCCACTCCATCGATTCGGTTCAACTGGCCCGGGAAGTCGCCCGGCGCTATAGTGACCGCGGGAAGATCTGCAAGGCTCTGGTCCAGGTCAGCGTTTCCGGCGAAGAGGTCAAGTCCGGGTGCGACCCCATCGAAACAGCTCAGATCCTCACGGTTCTCATGGAGGAAGAAGGAGCCGAGCCCGCAGGGCTCATGACGATGCCCCCGTGGGATCCGGACCCGGAAAGCGCCCGCCCCTTTTTCAGAGCCCTTCGTGAACTCAGAGACGACCTGGTGGGGCAGGGGTTCCCTGCCGAGTCCCTTCGTGAGCTTTCCATGGGGATGACCGGGGATTTCGAGGTCGCCATCGAGGAGGGCGCCACTATCGTGCGCATCGGCACCGCCATTTTCGGTGAGCGGGGCTGAGTGTGAGTAGACACGGAGACACGGGGACTGGTCTGAGCTTAGCTTAGCTTGGCGGTCTTTCCACTCGCTGGCCCGCCAGGAACTGTCGCTTGGCAAGCAGCAGAGAACCGGACCATGCCCGTTCCAAAAAGTAATGAATGTGAAAAAACTGAAATTCCAACTCACCCGCAGGGACCTTTACGAGGTCATCCGCATCACAGCCTCCCGGCGGCCCCTTCGCCGTATCGCCCTGCCCGGCCTTGCGGGGCTTGTTCTTATCGGCCACACCATGGACGGCAACTACCTCAAAGGGGTTATATGGGCCGTGGCCGTGGCCGGACTTTACTGGGGCGTGTCGCAGGGAATGTTCCTCCTCCACACCTACGGGGGCAACAACGAGACGCTCCTCGTCCCTCAGGAGATCCAGCTGTTCGATGACAGGATGGTGGTCACCAGCGAGCACGGGACGGAGGAGTTCGCGCGGCCCGAGCCGGGTAGCGTACGGCCAGCCGGCAGCCACCTCCTCATCGATACCGGTGGAGGGTCGCTGGTATTTCTGAAAGGTAGTTTTGTGGATCCGGGGGACTATGAAATCTTGCGCAGCTGGCTTCTTTCCGGACCTTCGGGTATCGGCGTGTCGGAGTAACGGGGTTTCGGGGTGAAAACCCGAGGCTTCTTCTCAGATACACCGTTACCCCGTTACACTGATCCATTGCCAGATATCCTGGGCAAGGCCCTTCCTCTCCCATACTCCCATACCCCGTTACCCCGATACGTCACTTCTTTTTCACCCCGTGTCCCCCCTTCGCCGTGCCGCCGTGTCATGGGGAAAAGCGGGGGCTATCCTTGCCCGAGCTCCCCGGCCCGCTTCGCCGCCGCCAGCACTGCCTCAACGACAGCCTCGACAAACCCCGCTTTTCCCAACTCCGCAAGCCCTGCTTCCGTCGTCCCTCCCGGGGAGGTGACCATTTCCCTGAGGCGGGTGGGCGTTTGGCCCGTCTCCACCATCATCCGGGCCGCGCCCAGGATGGTCTGCCTGACAAGTTCTCCCGATTGTTCGACAGGGATTCCCGCGGCAACGCCGGCTTCGGTGAGAGCCTCGGCCATTCTGAAGATGTAAGCCGGCCCGCTGCCGGAAAGGCCGGTCACGGCATCCATAAGTTCTTCCGGCAAAACGTGGCAGCTTCCCACCGCGTGAAAAAGCTCCACCGCCCAGCGGGTCATGTCGGCGTGGACATGGCTTCCGGGTGAAATGACCGTCGCACCGGCTCCCACCAGGGCCGGGGTGTTGGGCATGGAGCGGATAACCCGGGCCCCGGGAAGGTTTCCTTCGAGGAAGGAGATCGTGATACCTGCCGCGATGGAGATCACCAGCGCTCCTTCGCGCAGTGTGCCCGAGATCTCATCGAGGATCCCTTGCATGACCTGGGGTTTGACGGCAAGGAAAATGGTCCCGCCGGCCACCGCCGCCTGCCTGTTCCCGGAAGTCACCTCGAAGCCGTAGGTGTTTTTCAGGTATTCGCACCGCGGGACCAGGGGGTCCGAGATCATGATGGAGCCTGCCGGGACGATACCTGCCCTTACGATCCCCCCCGCAAGGGCCTCGGCCATGTTGCCTCCGCCGATAAAAGATATGGTGT
This window of the bacterium genome carries:
- the lon gene encoding endopeptidase La, with product MINDAIPVLPLRDIVVFPYMIVPLFVGREKSIKALEEAMGSDKYILLVAQKDAQLDEPAPDEIHSIGTLSSILQMLRLPDGTVKVLVEGQKRVRLADYTLTEEYFAATYEELDYVLPLTPELEAMMRSIVERFERYAKLNKKIPQEVLATLSTINQPGKFTDTVAAHLMVKLEDKQELLETVVVAERLEAVLAILESEIEILQIERKIRSRVKRQMERTQKEYYLNEQMRAIQKELGEKDEAKAEVQELEEKIKKAKMPEEVNDRAVKELRRLKMMAPMAAEATVVRNYIDWLISVPWSYHTKDKLDIQEAEKILEEDHYGLKKVKERILEYLAVHQLVGQLKGPILCFVGPPGVGKTSLAKSIARSIGRNFVRLSLGGVRDEAEIRGHRRTYIGALPGRIIQSMKRAESMNPVFLLDEVDKMSMDFRGDPSSALLEVLDPEQNSTFSDHYMEVDYDLSKVMFITTANSLDPIPGPLRDRMEIIRIAGYTELEKLNIAKRFLVKKQMEANGLKAEHVAFPDKGILEIIRGYTRESGVRNLEREIASVCRKVAREVVKDRENSKRITITPRMVGRFLGVPRFKHSEIEEKDRVGLTTGLAWTEVGGEILQTEVTILEGKGNLILTGKLGDVMQESARAAVSYVRSRAAELGLPRDFYQKVDTHVHVPEGAIPKDGPSAGITLATSLASALTGRPVRHDIAMTGEITLRGRVLKIGGLKEKLLAANRGGVCAVIIPRENEIDLKDVPREILKGLTIHHVESMDEVLALALRETKEELPIPPLRPRGDENGPPIQADNGLVQTH
- a CDS encoding YggS family pyridoxal phosphate-dependent enzyme, with the translated sequence MSDIALSLRSIHDRVNKAAAAAGRSPTDILVLAVSKTMPVELVHEAVAAGQLHFGENRIQEAREKIPNAPEGLSWHLVGHLQSNKVKYCPDLFQWIHSIDSVQLAREVARRYSDRGKICKALVQVSVSGEEVKSGCDPIETAQILTVLMEEEGAEPAGLMTMPPWDPDPESARPFFRALRELRDDLVGQGFPAESLRELSMGMTGDFEVAIEEGATIVRIGTAIFGERG
- the proC gene encoding pyrroline-5-carboxylate reductase, with translation MNFKNTISFIGGGNMAEALAGGIVRAGIVPAGSIMISDPLVPRCEYLKNTYGFEVTSGNRQAAVAGGTIFLAVKPQVMQGILDEISGTLREGALVISIAAGITISFLEGNLPGARVIRSMPNTPALVGAGATVISPGSHVHADMTRWAVELFHAVGSCHVLPEELMDAVTGLSGSGPAYIFRMAEALTEAGVAAGIPVEQSGELVRQTILGAARMMVETGQTPTRLREMVTSPGGTTEAGLAELGKAGFVEAVVEAVLAAAKRAGELGQG